The Filimonas lacunae genomic sequence TTGCTTGTTTTTGTAAAAGACAAATATGGTTTCTGGCAAACAGATGAACAGTTGAGTATAGCAGAAAAAGAATACTTCCTGGTAAATTTGTATGTAGCCAATATATGGCTGGTTGTTTTTAACCTTATACCAGCCTTCCCTTTAGATGGTGGCCGCATGTTACGTGCGTTGCTGGGTTTTAAACTTAATTATATACACGCTACCGGCACAGTGGCTGTTATCAGTAAAATAATAGCGATTGGTTGCCTGATAGCAGGCGTAGCTTTTTTCAATATTCCCTTATTAGCACTGGGCATTTTTATAATGTATGCTGCCGGCATGGAAGAGCACTATTTAAAATTGAAAGCACTGGTAAAAGGTATTAAACTGAAGGAAGTGCTGATGCACGATTACAACAGCCTGCAATGTAACTCCCCCATAAAAGACGCCGCCAATATTCTTATGAACAACCATACCCGGTATTTTATTGTACTGGACAATGGTGCACCCAAAGGCACTATTAACAGAATGGATATTATTACGGCCATGGCAGAAAAAAAATACGATTTACCGGTAGGCTCTTTTATGAAAGAGAACCTGAGTTGCCTGGATGGAGAAAAAGAGGTATCGTCTGTATTGGATAAACTGGCTGGTAATGGAGAACGTATTTACCCGGTAATGGAAAACAGCCGTTTTTCGGGGGTGATCAATTTTACACATATTATTGAATACCTGTTGTTAAATAAAGCATCCTCCATCGAATATGATAAAATAAAATCATTGTCGGGCCTGGTATAAACCGGTTATTATGATAAAGTATATAAAAACAGGGTTATTGGCAGCAAGTTTATTGGCCCAGGCTTTCTTTACCCAGGCACAGCTTACACCTGCCACTATTAGGGAATATCTTTTGCAGCCTGTATTGCCTGGCCATATTGCGCTTCCCTATCTGCGCCAGGTGAAAATATTTTATGATTGTTATCAATACCGCCCGGCCTGGATAAACGATGACAGCGCCAGGACGCAACTGTTAGCTTACCTTTCCCAATCAGCAGCGCTGGGCCTGAATGATAGCCTGTATCAATATACTACCCTGCAATCATTCCGGCATAGCACTACACAACTGTTCACAGTTACTGATTCCATCATGGCCGAACTACAGCTAACAGATGCCTGCATCCATTTTCTGGATGAATTATTATATGGAAACGCCACACCAGAAACCGGCTACAATGGCCTGGATTATACACCGGGATGCATTTCTGTGGCAACACTGCTGGCCGCTGCCTTACAGGAAGGTAATTTTGGCAGCTTATTGCAGTTATACGAAAATACATCGCCCGGATATATAGCAACCAAAAGCAGGTTGGGGCAATTATTACGGATACAGCAAGACAGCTCTTTTCATAGCCAGCGGCCCGTTAGCTCGCCGGCTGTAACCTGCGCCAACAAACCCCTTCTGTACAAATTATGGCAATACGGTTATTTAACTTCTCCTATTGATTCATTACCTGATGATAGCCTGAAACAGAAGCTAAAAGAGGTACAACAATTATTCTCTTTACAGGCAGATGGTATATTGCGCCCTAATCTTATGAAAGAATTAAATGTACCTGTGGAGGTGAGAATACAACAACTGGCAAAGGCACTGAACACCTTTCGCTGGATGAATTGCCTGCGGCAGCAAAACAAATGGGTGGTAGTGGTAAATATTCCTTCGGCTAACTTGCTGGTATACGAATGCGACACAGTTGTACTGGAGTCGCGCATTGTAGTGGGTAAAAAATCAACTCCCACCCCATTGTTCATCACCAGCATCAGCGAAGTAGTGATGTACCCTTACTGGACAGTACCCCACTCTATTGCCACCCGCGAATTGATTCCCATGTTTGCATTGAACCCACGCATGGTAGCAGCCAACAACTTTTCTATCTTAAACGATCACGGCAACATTGTACCCCCAACCTCTATTAACTGGAAGGCTTTAAAAGGCAAAAACTTCCCATAC encodes the following:
- a CDS encoding site-2 protease family protein — translated: MRGATKIATIKKVSVYIHWTFLLLPVWIVMVYTQYGASLSELSWAFAFLLAVFVCILLHELGHALVAARFGIHSKSILLLPMGGIASLEKLPDNSRQELAISAAGPLVNLLIAAILLVFVKDKYGFWQTDEQLSIAEKEYFLVNLYVANIWLVVFNLIPAFPLDGGRMLRALLGFKLNYIHATGTVAVISKIIAIGCLIAGVAFFNIPLLALGIFIMYAAGMEEHYLKLKALVKGIKLKEVLMHDYNSLQCNSPIKDAANILMNNHTRYFIVLDNGAPKGTINRMDIITAMAEKKYDLPVGSFMKENLSCLDGEKEVSSVLDKLAGNGERIYPVMENSRFSGVINFTHIIEYLLLNKASSIEYDKIKSLSGLV
- a CDS encoding L,D-transpeptidase family protein, which gives rise to MIKYIKTGLLAASLLAQAFFTQAQLTPATIREYLLQPVLPGHIALPYLRQVKIFYDCYQYRPAWINDDSARTQLLAYLSQSAALGLNDSLYQYTTLQSFRHSTTQLFTVTDSIMAELQLTDACIHFLDELLYGNATPETGYNGLDYTPGCISVATLLAAALQEGNFGSLLQLYENTSPGYIATKSRLGQLLRIQQDSSFHSQRPVSSPAVTCANKPLLYKLWQYGYLTSPIDSLPDDSLKQKLKEVQQLFSLQADGILRPNLMKELNVPVEVRIQQLAKALNTFRWMNCLRQQNKWVVVVNIPSANLLVYECDTVVLESRIVVGKKSTPTPLFITSISEVVMYPYWTVPHSIATRELIPMFALNPRMVAANNFSILNDHGNIVPPTSINWKALKGKNFPYTIRQSTGCDNALGIIKLNFYTPYGVYLHDTPWKILFNTYNRYYSHGCMRVEKIIPLAHMVLEGNAIAMDTILQKGNLLHQQPVTIPATSKIPLLVLYNTSWVDSAAHVRFYPDVYQKQRY